One Malus sylvestris chromosome 14, drMalSylv7.2, whole genome shotgun sequence DNA segment encodes these proteins:
- the LOC126600733 gene encoding GDSL esterase/lipase At5g03610-like: MKPPQTLFLLLTLFLFYLLSGQKGVLVSAAHHHHHTQRHLFDWRPTKLFVFGDSYSDTGNNGKSVASSWKQPYGITFPGKPSGRFSDGRVLTDFLARFIGVKSPIPYRFRKVGAKHLKYGVNFAYGGTGVFNTLVLDPNMTTQIDFFQKLIKNDYVFTPKDLHSSVALVTVAGNDYGTYVATNGSVQGWQPFITSVVNQVTANLKRIYALGVSKIVVTALQPLGCLPSSTAAFSFQQCNGTENALVSFHNLLLQQAVAKLNNETKNSFIILDLYASFTSVFKNKGDLGSIKFENPLRPCCIGISSEYSCGSMDESGSKKYTICKNPESAFFWDTAHPTQQGWRAVYSALQATLEELY; this comes from the exons ATGAAACCACCTCAAAcactcttcctcctcctcactctctttctcttctacCTCCTCTCAG GACAAAAAGGGGTGCTGGTTTCAGCagctcaccaccaccaccacacacAGCGCCACCTATTTGATTGGCGGCCGACGAAACTATTTGTTTTTGGAGACTCATATTCTGACACAGGAAACAACGGGAAATCAGTGGCCAGTTCTTGGAAACAACCCTATGGAATCACATTCCCGGGAAAACCCAGTGGCCGTTTCTCCGATGGCCGTGTCCTCACCGATTTCCTTG CTAGGTTTATAGGAGTGAAGTCTCCAATACCATacagatttagaaaagtcgggGCCAAACATTTGAAGTATGGAGTGAATTTCGCATATGGAGGCACAGGTGTTTTTAATACCTTGGTTTTGGATCCCAACATGACAACCCAGATTGACTTCTTCCAGAAGCTCATAAAAAACGACTATGTCTTCACTCCCAAAGATCTTCACTCTTCAGTCGCCCTCGTCACCGTTGCGGGTAACGATTACGGGACTTATGTCGCCACAAATGGCTCTGTTCAG GGTTGGCAACCCTTCATCACATCAGTCGTGAATCAAGTAACTGCGAACTTGAAACGTATTTATGCCTTGGGAGTGAGCAAAATAGTTGTGACAGCTCTTCAACCTTTGGGATGTCTCCCCTCGAGCACGGCAGCATTTTCATTCCAACAATGCAATGGAACTGAGAACGCGCTAGTCAGTTTCCACAACCTTTTGTTGCAGCAAGCTGTGGCCAAGTTGAACAACGAAACCAAGAATTCTTTTATCATTCTTGATCTTTATGCCTCGTTCACGTCGGTGTTCAAGAACAAAGGAGATCTAG GAAGTATAAAGTTTGAGAACCCATTAAGGCCATGCTGCATTGGTATAAGCAGTGAATATTCTTGTGGGAGTATGGATGAAAGTGGTTCAAAGAAGTACACCATTTGTAAAAATCCTGAATCTGCATTCTTTTGGGACACTGCTCACCCTACCCAACAGGGTTGGCGCGCTGTGTATTCAGCTCTGCAAGCCACACTTGAAGAACTCTATTAA